A window of Streptomyces sp. NBC_01241 genomic DNA:
TTGCCCACTCGGTCAGCGCCTTCGAGACGCTGACGGCCACCCTGTCGGGACGGACGGCCGGCGAGTGGACCCATGCTGAGCTGGAGGAACATCTCGAGGCCGCGGGACGGGACCTGATCCGCCAGCTCCTGCAGGACCACCTCGACCTGCGCGCGATACGCGAGGAACAGAAGACGGCAGGGGCGTCGGCCGTGCAGGTCGTGGGGCCGGAAGGACGGACGAGGCCCTGGCGGGAGAAAGGCCACGAACGACGGCTGGCCTGCTTGTTCGGAAACGTGAACGTCCGCCGGATTGCCTGCCGCGGCCCGAACATGAGCAACGTGCATCCCGCGGACGTGCTGCTGTCCCTGCCTGCCGGCCGGCACTCGATGGGCCTGCGCCGACTGGCTGCCGTCGAGGCCGTCCGCGGCTCTTACGACCAGGCCCTCGACGCGGTCGGCCGCCGCTGCGGAAAGGTCCTCGGCAAACGTCGCCCCGCCGAACTCGTCATCGCCGCTGCCTGCGACATCGACGCCTTCTACCGCGACCGCGTTCCTGTTCCCTGCGGCCGCGAGACCCTGCTGGTCCTGCAGTTCGACGGCAAGGGAATCGTCATGCGGCCCGAGGCCCTGCGCGAAGCCACCCGCCGCAAAGCAGAGGAAACCGCAGCTCAGGGCCGACGCGGACGCCTTGCACCGGGCGAGAAACCCAACCGGAAACGCATGGCCACCGTCGCCTGCGTCTTCGACACCCGCCCAGCGCCCCGCCGCCCACACGACATCATCCACCCGCCCGGCGGCCGCACCGGCGAACGCATCCCCCGGCCCGGCCCGAAGGCGGCGAACAAGTGGTGCACCGCCTCCGTGATCCGCCCGCCCCGCCAGGTCGTCGCCGACGCCTTCGGCCAGGCCGACGCCCGCGACCCCAGCCGTCTGCGGACCTGGATCGTTCTCGTCGACGGCGCCCGCCACCAGCTCGACCTCGTCCACGCCGAAGCCGCACGCCGCGACATCGAGATCAACATCCTGATCGACTTCGTTCATGTCGCGGAATACGTATGGACGGCCGCGCACGCCTTCCACCCTGCCGGCAGCCGCGACGCCGAGTCCTGGGCAGCCACCCACCTGACCACGGTCCTCGCAGGCCAGGCGGCCCGCGCCGCCGACGAGATGCTCGCCCAGGCGGACCGCGAACAACTGCCCGCCTCACGCCGCGCGGCCGTCGCCACCTGCCACCGCTACCTCACCGGCCACCTCGACCAACTCCACT
This region includes:
- a CDS encoding ISKra4 family transposase; translation: MEHYDIGPGPDPFAHSVSAFETLTATLSGRTAGEWTHAELEEHLEAAGRDLIRQLLQDHLDLRAIREEQKTAGASAVQVVGPEGRTRPWREKGHERRLACLFGNVNVRRIACRGPNMSNVHPADVLLSLPAGRHSMGLRRLAAVEAVRGSYDQALDAVGRRCGKVLGKRRPAELVIAAACDIDAFYRDRVPVPCGRETLLVLQFDGKGIVMRPEALREATRRKAEETAAQGRRGRLAPGEKPNRKRMATVACVFDTRPAPRRPHDIIHPPGGRTGERIPRPGPKAANKWCTASVIRPPRQVVADAFGQADARDPSRLRTWIVLVDGARHQLDLVHAEAARRDIEINILIDFVHVAEYVWTAAHAFHPAGSRDAESWAATHLTTVLAGQAARAADEMLAQADREQLPASRRAAVATCHRYLTGHLDQLHYDTALASGWPIATGAIEGACRHLIGDRLDITGARWGLDGAEAVLRLRTLTANNDLNTYWTFHTAREHERLYTHPHQAGFGLTA